The following proteins come from a genomic window of Mycolicibacterium rufum:
- the aqpZ gene encoding aquaporin Z, producing the protein MVIAPTMPQRLAAEMFGTFWLVFGGCGSAVFAATVQTSDGSLVGIGFLGVALAFGLTVLTGVYAVGTVSGGHFNPAVTLGAAIARRVEWKALPLYWLVQVIGGLIAGLLIFVVARGRPGFEAAGHMAANGYGEHSPTGYSLWAVLITEVVLTAVFLFVILGATEERAPKGFAGLAIGLTLTLIHLISIPISNTSVNPARSTAVAFFNGSGAPAQLWLFWVAPLAGAAIAGVAYPLLFGIREQLADRPVREEVLDAEERRRRS; encoded by the coding sequence ATGGTGATAGCTCCCACGATGCCGCAGCGACTCGCGGCGGAGATGTTCGGCACGTTCTGGCTCGTGTTCGGCGGCTGCGGCAGCGCCGTGTTCGCCGCCACCGTCCAGACCAGTGACGGCTCCTTGGTGGGCATCGGATTCCTCGGCGTCGCACTGGCTTTCGGGCTGACGGTGCTGACCGGCGTCTATGCCGTCGGCACGGTCTCCGGCGGCCACTTCAATCCTGCCGTCACCCTGGGTGCCGCCATCGCACGCCGGGTGGAATGGAAGGCGTTACCGCTCTATTGGTTGGTGCAGGTGATCGGCGGGTTGATCGCCGGCCTGCTGATCTTCGTGGTCGCCCGCGGCCGACCGGGATTCGAAGCGGCCGGCCACATGGCTGCTAACGGCTACGGCGAGCACTCGCCGACCGGTTACTCGTTGTGGGCGGTTCTCATCACGGAGGTCGTGCTGACCGCGGTGTTCCTCTTCGTCATCCTGGGCGCCACCGAGGAGCGCGCGCCGAAGGGCTTCGCCGGTCTGGCCATCGGGCTCACGTTGACGCTGATTCACCTGATCTCGATCCCGATCTCGAACACGTCGGTGAACCCGGCGCGGTCCACCGCAGTGGCGTTCTTCAACGGCAGCGGGGCGCCCGCCCAGTTGTGGCTGTTCTGGGTGGCGCCGCTGGCGGGCGCGGCGATCGCGGGAGTCGCCTACCCGTTACTGTTCGGCATCCGGGAACAGTTGGCCGACCGTCCCGTCCGCGAGGAAGTGCTCGATGCCGAGGAGCGGCGCCGGCGCAGCTGA
- a CDS encoding GNAT family N-acetyltransferase has translation MTPAPVEFDTSVDRVDREWIWQELVDHAYWAKYRTREMFDRQLDTAWRLVGAYDASQGRMLGFARAFSDGVTMAYLADVYVHRGERGRGIASGILRVMIEEGPGRDFRWMLHTNDAHPLYATFGFTAPDATFMQRDFRLPTVRS, from the coding sequence GTGACTCCCGCCCCCGTCGAGTTCGACACGAGCGTCGACCGGGTGGATCGCGAGTGGATCTGGCAGGAGCTGGTCGACCATGCGTACTGGGCCAAGTACCGGACTCGGGAGATGTTCGACCGGCAACTCGACACCGCCTGGCGACTGGTCGGCGCGTACGACGCCTCGCAGGGCCGGATGCTGGGGTTCGCTCGCGCGTTCTCCGACGGCGTCACGATGGCCTACCTGGCCGACGTGTACGTGCACCGTGGCGAACGCGGCCGGGGCATCGCCAGTGGGATCCTCCGCGTGATGATCGAGGAGGGCCCCGGCCGCGACTTCCGGTGGATGCTCCACACCAACGACGCCCACCCGCTCTACGCCACGTTCGGCTTCACCGCGCCCGACGCCACCTTCATGCAGCGCGACTTCCGGCTGCCGACCGTTCGGAGCTGA
- a CDS encoding vWA domain-containing protein, whose protein sequence is MTDPDKTLIAALLDRSGSMQTSKEATEDGWRELINEQRQLPGQCEMTLAQFDTDYEVLYPPTPIADVPDLVVRPRGMTALLDAVGRFVTEVGRHLAALPEEQRPGQVICVIMTDGMENASREWSWDAVKELITTQRSQWNWKFLFIGANIDAVQVGAQMGFAAGDSITYDDSQYESTVAVMASAREMVRRTRGGEDAAFSSEDRAGAMGGSERSR, encoded by the coding sequence ATGACCGACCCCGACAAGACCCTGATTGCTGCGCTGCTCGACCGCTCCGGCTCCATGCAGACCTCCAAGGAGGCCACCGAGGACGGCTGGCGAGAACTCATCAACGAGCAGCGCCAGCTGCCCGGACAGTGCGAGATGACGCTCGCGCAGTTCGACACCGACTACGAGGTGCTCTACCCGCCGACGCCGATCGCCGACGTCCCCGATCTGGTGGTGCGGCCGCGGGGCATGACCGCGCTGCTCGACGCGGTCGGCCGATTCGTCACCGAGGTCGGCCGCCACCTCGCCGCGCTGCCCGAGGAACAGCGGCCCGGCCAGGTCATCTGCGTCATCATGACCGACGGCATGGAGAACGCCAGCCGCGAGTGGAGCTGGGATGCGGTCAAAGAGCTGATCACCACGCAACGGAGCCAATGGAATTGGAAGTTCCTGTTCATCGGCGCCAACATCGACGCGGTCCAGGTCGGCGCCCAGATGGGGTTCGCCGCGGGCGACTCGATCACCTACGACGACTCGCAATACGAATCCACGGTCGCGGTGATGGCGTCGGCGCGGGAAATGGTGCGAAGGACACGCGGCGGTGAGGATGCCGCCTTCTCGTCCGAGGACCGCGCCGGCGCGATGGGCGGATCGGAGCGATCCCGGTGA
- a CDS encoding DUF2975 domain-containing protein: MTALRRVVPVAKAFLVALFAVLVLLQWFSLPGQFAHMAQETPEQAHLRWPMTAVAASLVLCVQIVVVCTWRLLTLVREDRIFTIASLVWVDVIAGAMFAGWSVFLGLFVYVGVHATDPGLPLLMFLLLVCGAVLGLLIVVLRELLRQAVTLRSEMDAVI; encoded by the coding sequence ATGACTGCGCTGAGACGAGTGGTGCCCGTCGCGAAGGCGTTCTTGGTGGCGCTCTTCGCCGTGCTGGTGCTCCTCCAGTGGTTCTCGCTGCCGGGTCAATTCGCCCACATGGCTCAGGAGACCCCAGAGCAGGCCCACCTTCGCTGGCCGATGACCGCGGTGGCCGCTTCTCTGGTGCTGTGCGTGCAGATCGTCGTGGTGTGCACCTGGAGACTGTTGACCCTGGTGCGCGAGGACCGCATCTTCACCATCGCCTCGCTGGTCTGGGTCGACGTCATCGCCGGGGCCATGTTCGCGGGTTGGTCGGTGTTCCTCGGACTCTTCGTGTACGTCGGCGTCCATGCGACCGATCCGGGCCTGCCGCTGTTGATGTTTCTCCTCCTGGTCTGCGGCGCAGTGCTGGGTCTGTTGATCGTGGTGTTGCGAGAGTTGCTGCGTCAGGCCGTCACTCTGCGCAGTGAGATGGACGCGGTGATCTGA
- a CDS encoding CsbD family protein: MGADDKASNKIEDLGGKAKEGLGKVTGDKSTENEGKADQAKSSLKDAVENVKDAFKK, translated from the coding sequence ATGGGCGCCGACGACAAGGCCAGCAACAAGATCGAAGACCTCGGCGGCAAGGCCAAAGAGGGCCTCGGCAAGGTGACCGGCGACAAGAGCACCGAGAACGAGGGCAAGGCCGACCAGGCCAAGTCCAGCCTCAAGGACGCGGTCGAGAACGTCAAAGACGCTTTCAAGAAGTAG
- a CDS encoding helix-turn-helix domain-containing protein, giving the protein MPIVVRIDVELARRKMSVGDFAERVGLTPANVAVLKNGRAKAVRFSTLEAMCRVLDCQPGDLLEWVEE; this is encoded by the coding sequence ATGCCGATCGTCGTGCGGATCGACGTGGAACTCGCCAGGCGAAAGATGAGCGTCGGCGACTTCGCCGAGCGGGTCGGCCTCACGCCGGCGAACGTCGCCGTGTTGAAGAACGGCCGCGCCAAGGCGGTGCGGTTCAGCACCCTGGAGGCGATGTGCCGTGTTCTGGACTGCCAGCCGGGCGACCTGCTCGAATGGGTCGAGGAATGA